GCGACGGCCGACCGCCTGGTTCTTTCAGGGCGGCCTGCGGGATGCTGGCCGAAGTCCGGCCGAGACATCGGGACGCGCCGAGACTGCTCCGAAGCCGGCGGCCGAGATTGGCTCGAAGCGCTGTCCTGAGTGCGGCCTCGTGGTCGGATTCGAGATGCCGCGATTTCCCCAGCCGCCTTCGCGGATCGAAGTCGAGGTGATTCACCTGAAAGATTCGGCCGCGGGCCGTCACCAAATCGAGGTGGCCGCCTTCTCCGGGTCAGGCCGCCCGCTCCTGGTGCAGCGCATCCAGCCGAGTCCCCAGCGATAAGTTCGGCGGTCAGTCGCCGCGCGGCGTGCCCGGTTGCGGGAGGCCCTCCCGAGACGGGCTCAGATAGGGATGAAGCCGGCCCAGGATCCCCCGCGCGTGCGTGCCCGCCCAGAACACACGCCGGCATCCCGCGCACTCCCAGAACTCGGTCTGGGTCGCCAGGGTGTAGGGAGGCACCCGGTCGCGCACCTGGGCGGGGCGACGAGAGGCGAGCACGCCGTTGCACTCCAGGCAGCGACTGAGCGGAGCCCGGGAGACGAGTCCGCAGGCGTCCATCACCCCGCGCAGCTGGGCGTCGAGATCCTCGGCGC
The Candidatus Methylomirabilota bacterium genome window above contains:
- a CDS encoding Mut7-C RNAse domain-containing protein; the encoded protein is MTRPQPEAWRRPVTLVSETRFVADVMLGKLARWLRALGYDTLYFRDAPDSRLLGIALRERRRLLTRDAGLAARAGAAGLLVRAEDLDAQLRGVMDACGLVSRAPLSRCLECNGVLASRRPAQVRDRVPPYTLATQTEFWECAGCRRVFWAGTHARGILGRLHPYLSPSREGLPQPGTPRGD